The [Flavobacterium] thermophilum genome has a segment encoding these proteins:
- the ywhB gene encoding Probable tautomerase ywhB, protein MPYVTIKMLAGRTDEQKKALVEKVTDAVVETTGAKRESVVVFIEEMTKDHYAIAGKRLSDTE, encoded by the coding sequence GTGCCGTACGTAACGATCAAAATGCTCGCCGGCCGCACGGATGAACAGAAAAAAGCGCTTGTTGAAAAAGTGACGGACGCCGTCGTCGAGACGACAGGGGCGAAACGGGAGAGCGTTGTCGTATTCATTGAAGAAATGACGAAAGACCATTATGCGATCGCCGGAAAACGGCTGAGCGACACAGAGTGA
- a CDS encoding putative dGTPase produces the protein MYSGGQLDEEKVFKDPVHRYIHVRDKVIWDLIGTKEFQRLRRIKQLGTTYLTFHGAEHSRFNHSLGVYEIIRRIIDDVFVGRDHWDHSERLLCLCAALLHDLGHGPFSHSFEKVFRLDHEDFTQAIILGDTEVNAALREVGDDFPQKVAEVIAKTYPNKLVVSLISSQIDADRMDYLLRDAYYTGVSYGYFDMERILRVMRPREDQVVIKRSGMHAVEDYIMSRYQMYWQVYFHPVTRSAEVILTKILHRAKKLYEDGYTFATKPTHFLSFFAGHVTLGDYLALDEAIILFYFQQWQYERDPILSDLCRRFVHRRLFKYTEFHPTNEQMAKLIELTGLFKKAGIDPDYYLVVDSSSDLPYDFYRPGEEGERLPIYLLMPNGELRELSRESVLVDAISGKRRTDHKLYFPADFLEDMSTKRTVKKKIMEILKG, from the coding sequence ATGTATTCCGGCGGGCAGCTTGACGAAGAAAAAGTGTTTAAAGATCCGGTGCACCGATACATACATGTTCGCGACAAAGTCATCTGGGATTTGATCGGCACAAAAGAGTTTCAGCGCCTGCGCCGCATTAAGCAGCTCGGCACGACATATTTGACGTTTCACGGCGCCGAGCACAGCCGGTTTAACCATTCGCTCGGCGTTTACGAAATTATCCGCCGCATCATTGACGACGTGTTTGTCGGCCGCGATCATTGGGATCATAGCGAGCGCCTTCTTTGCCTATGCGCGGCGCTCTTGCACGATTTAGGGCACGGCCCGTTTTCCCATTCATTTGAAAAGGTGTTTCGCCTCGACCACGAAGATTTTACACAGGCAATCATTTTAGGCGATACAGAAGTGAACGCCGCCTTGCGCGAAGTGGGCGACGATTTTCCGCAAAAAGTGGCGGAAGTGATCGCCAAAACGTACCCGAACAAGCTTGTGGTGAGCCTCATTTCGAGCCAAATTGACGCCGATCGGATGGACTATTTGCTGCGCGATGCCTACTACACCGGCGTCAGCTACGGCTATTTTGACATGGAGCGCATTTTGCGCGTCATGCGCCCGCGCGAAGACCAAGTCGTCATCAAACGAAGCGGCATGCATGCGGTCGAGGATTACATTATGAGCCGCTACCAAATGTATTGGCAAGTGTATTTCCATCCTGTGACGCGCAGTGCGGAAGTCATTTTAACGAAAATTTTGCATCGGGCGAAAAAGCTGTACGAGGACGGGTATACGTTTGCGACGAAGCCGACCCATTTTTTATCGTTTTTTGCCGGCCATGTAACGCTCGGCGACTATTTGGCGCTCGATGAAGCAATCATCCTGTTTTACTTCCAGCAATGGCAATACGAGCGGGATCCGATTTTAAGCGACTTATGCCGGCGGTTTGTCCACCGCCGCCTGTTCAAATATACGGAGTTCCATCCGACAAACGAGCAAATGGCAAAGCTGATCGAGCTGACCGGCCTGTTTAAAAAGGCTGGGATCGACCCGGACTATTACTTAGTCGTCGATTCATCGTCCGACTTGCCGTACGATTTTTACCGGCCGGGCGAGGAAGGCGAGCGCCTGCCGATTTATTTGTTGATGCCAAACGGGGAGCTGCGCGAGCTGTCGCGCGAATCGGTGTTGGTTGACGCCATTTCCGGCAAGCGGCGCACCGACCATAAGCTCTATTTCCCCGCTGATTTTCTTGAAGACATGTCGACGAAGCGGACAGTGAAGAAAAAGATTATGGAAATTTTAAAGGGTTAG
- the speE_2 gene encoding Spermidine synthase, with product MELWFTEKQTEHFGITARIIRTLHTEQTPFQKLDMVETAEFGNMLILDGMVMTTQKDEFVYHEMVAHVPLFTHPNPENVLVVGGGDGGVIREVLKHPSVKKATLVEIDGKVIEYSKKYLPEIAGKLDDPRVEVKVDDGFMHIAQSENEYDVIMVDSTEPVGPAVNLFTKGFYAGIANALKEDGIFVAQTDNPWFKADLIRNVYRDVKEIFPITRLYTANIPTYPSGLWTFTLGSKQYDPLAVSDDRFHDIETKYYTKELHKACFVLPKFVADLVK from the coding sequence ATGGAACTTTGGTTTACCGAAAAGCAAACGGAGCATTTTGGCATCACCGCACGCATCATCCGCACTTTACATACAGAACAGACGCCGTTCCAAAAACTTGATATGGTCGAAACGGCGGAGTTTGGCAACATGCTCATTCTAGACGGCATGGTCATGACAACGCAAAAAGACGAATTCGTCTACCATGAAATGGTCGCCCACGTGCCGTTGTTCACCCACCCCAATCCGGAAAACGTGCTTGTCGTCGGCGGCGGCGACGGCGGCGTCATTCGTGAAGTGCTGAAGCACCCAAGCGTCAAAAAAGCGACGCTTGTCGAAATTGACGGCAAAGTGATCGAGTATTCGAAAAAATATTTGCCGGAAATTGCCGGAAAGCTTGATGATCCGCGCGTCGAAGTGAAAGTCGATGACGGGTTTATGCACATCGCCCAAAGCGAAAACGAATACGACGTCATCATGGTCGACTCGACGGAACCAGTCGGCCCGGCGGTCAACTTGTTCACAAAAGGGTTTTATGCCGGCATCGCCAACGCGCTGAAAGAGGACGGCATTTTCGTCGCTCAAACGGACAACCCGTGGTTTAAAGCAGACTTGATCCGCAACGTCTACCGCGATGTGAAAGAAATTTTCCCGATCACCCGTTTGTATACGGCGAACATTCCGACGTATCCGAGCGGGCTCTGGACGTTTACGCTCGGCTCGAAACAATACGACCCGCTTGCGGTGAGCGACGACCGGTTCCATGACATTGAGACGAAATATTACACGAAAGAATTGCATAAGGCGTGCTTCGTTTTGCCAAAATTTGTCGCGGACCTAGTGAAATAA
- the speB gene encoding Agmatinase: MRFDEAYSGNVFIGSHPNFEESEAVIYGMPMDWTVSYRPGSRFGPARIREVSIGLEEYSPYLDRELKDIRYFDAGDIPLPFGNAARSLELIEQFVKKVLDAGKFPLGLGGEHLVSWPVIKAVYDYYPDLAVIHMDAHTDLREHYEGEPLSHATPIRKVADLIGPTNVFSFGIRSGMKEEFEWAKENGMYIAKFEVLEPLRSVLPKLAGRPVYVTIDIDVLDPAHAPGTGTVDAGGITSKELLSAIHEIARSDVRVVGADLVEVAPIYDHSEQTANTASKLVREMLLGWVAK, encoded by the coding sequence ATGCGTTTTGATGAAGCTTATTCGGGCAACGTGTTTATTGGCAGCCACCCGAACTTCGAAGAGAGCGAAGCCGTCATTTACGGCATGCCGATGGACTGGACGGTCAGCTACCGGCCTGGCTCGCGGTTTGGCCCGGCCCGCATCCGCGAAGTGTCAATCGGGCTTGAGGAGTACAGCCCATATTTGGACCGCGAACTCAAAGACATCCGCTACTTTGACGCTGGAGACATTCCGCTGCCGTTTGGCAATGCGGCCCGCAGTTTAGAGCTGATTGAGCAGTTCGTGAAAAAGGTGCTTGACGCCGGCAAGTTTCCGCTCGGCCTCGGCGGCGAACATCTCGTCTCTTGGCCGGTCATCAAAGCGGTGTACGACTATTACCCGGATTTGGCCGTCATTCACATGGACGCCCATACCGACTTGCGCGAACATTACGAAGGCGAGCCGCTGTCGCACGCGACGCCAATCCGCAAAGTCGCTGACTTGATCGGCCCGACGAATGTCTTTTCGTTCGGCATCCGTTCCGGGATGAAAGAGGAGTTTGAGTGGGCGAAAGAAAACGGTATGTACATCGCCAAGTTTGAGGTGCTTGAACCGCTCCGCTCCGTGTTGCCGAAGCTCGCCGGCCGCCCGGTGTATGTGACGATCGACATCGATGTGCTCGACCCGGCCCATGCCCCAGGCACCGGGACGGTCGATGCCGGTGGCATTACGTCAAAAGAGCTGCTTTCGGCCATTCACGAGATCGCCCGCTCCGACGTGCGAGTCGTTGGCGCCGATTTGGTGGAAGTCGCGCCGATTTATGACCATTCCGAACAAACGGCCAATACGGCGAGCAAGCTTGTGCGGGAAATGCTGCTTGGCTGGGTGGCGAAGTGA
- a CDS encoding Uncharacterized conserved protein: MLTEHAKVMKALAAAGEIAGRKKLQKMIYIAKKLDFPFYEKFDFHFYGPYSEELTCRIEELCALGFLHEVKEKKSGYVQYRYTLTEAGEQFLRHYDWEMPGLAECMQAMNGQNARFLELVSTVLYFEHLPKDEVKEKIAVLKSKQRYTEDEIEEAYAYIEALRSRCNKGACV; this comes from the coding sequence GTGCTCACAGAGCATGCGAAAGTGATGAAGGCGTTGGCGGCCGCCGGGGAAATAGCGGGCCGCAAAAAGCTGCAAAAAATGATTTACATCGCCAAAAAGCTCGACTTTCCGTTTTATGAGAAGTTCGACTTCCACTTTTACGGCCCGTATTCGGAAGAGTTGACGTGCCGCATCGAAGAGCTGTGCGCGCTCGGCTTTTTGCATGAAGTGAAAGAGAAAAAGAGCGGCTATGTGCAATATCGCTATACACTGACCGAAGCGGGCGAACAGTTTTTGCGCCATTATGACTGGGAGATGCCGGGCCTTGCCGAATGCATGCAGGCGATGAACGGACAAAATGCCCGTTTTTTGGAACTTGTGTCCACCGTACTTTATTTTGAACATTTGCCGAAAGACGAAGTGAAAGAGAAAATTGCGGTGTTAAAAAGCAAGCAGCGCTATACGGAGGACGAGATCGAAGAGGCGTATGCGTATATTGAGGCGCTGCGCAGCCGATGCAACAAGGGCGCTTGTGTGTAG
- a CDS encoding Zn-dependent proteases: MDRILPYSLSEIPYVLLTLALAFSVHEFSHAYVAYKFGDPTAKNQGRLTLSPFAHLDLLGTLLIFLAGFGWARPVPVNRFYFKNPRLAGILVSVAGPLSNLALAGLGFVIWYAMIDFGIMRALPDWFAAGFDLFFQIFISLNAVLFVFNLLPFPPLDGYRIIEDLAPDGLRAKMTQWETYGALIFLVLVLTPLDRYTIEPVFQVALPFVLENLQSLVASLFM; the protein is encoded by the coding sequence GTGGATCGAATTTTGCCGTATTCGTTAAGTGAAATTCCGTACGTGCTCTTGACGCTGGCGTTAGCATTTTCCGTGCATGAGTTTTCCCATGCGTACGTCGCCTACAAGTTCGGCGATCCGACGGCGAAAAACCAAGGGCGGCTGACGTTATCACCGTTTGCCCATTTGGATTTGCTTGGCACCCTGCTTATCTTTCTCGCAGGGTTTGGCTGGGCGCGCCCGGTGCCAGTCAATCGCTTTTATTTCAAAAATCCGCGCCTTGCCGGCATTCTTGTCTCGGTGGCAGGGCCGCTAAGCAACCTCGCGCTCGCCGGGCTTGGATTTGTCATTTGGTACGCCATGATCGATTTCGGCATCATGCGGGCGCTGCCGGATTGGTTTGCGGCCGGGTTTGATCTGTTTTTCCAAATTTTTATCAGCTTGAACGCCGTCTTGTTTGTGTTTAATTTATTGCCGTTTCCGCCGCTTGATGGGTATCGTATTATTGAAGACTTGGCCCCGGATGGGCTGCGGGCGAAAATGACGCAGTGGGAAACGTACGGGGCGCTCATTTTCCTTGTTCTCGTGCTGACGCCGCTCGATCGCTATACGATTGAGCCGGTGTTTCAAGTGGCGCTGCCGTTTGTGCTTGAGAACTTGCAGTCACTTGTGGCCAGCTTGTTTATGTAG
- the rsfA_3 gene encoding Prespore-specific transcriptional regulator rsfA yields MKQRQDAWTEEDDLLLAETVLRHVREGSTQLNAFEEVGDRLNRTSAACGFRWNAVVRHRYEEALQLAKKQRKERQRLLAKQGGVRKRRLYEPPMPSLEELGEVMQLPAVIPASPPQHVTLDQVIAFLKTFQSHERKRETLLKENERLRREIEELKQQNKELQEKVAKLEENSSTVQEDFETLVKIINRARKMVLKEEEERGLTFRMDPNGNLEKIAE; encoded by the coding sequence GTGAAACAACGGCAAGACGCTTGGACGGAAGAAGATGATTTATTATTGGCGGAAACGGTATTGCGCCATGTGCGCGAAGGGAGCACCCAACTCAACGCCTTTGAAGAAGTCGGCGACAGGCTGAACCGGACATCGGCCGCCTGCGGCTTTCGCTGGAACGCGGTCGTCCGCCATCGCTACGAAGAAGCATTGCAGTTGGCAAAAAAACAGCGAAAAGAGCGGCAGCGGCTGCTCGCCAAACAAGGCGGCGTCCGCAAGCGGCGCTTGTATGAACCGCCGATGCCCTCATTGGAGGAGCTCGGGGAAGTGATGCAGCTGCCGGCCGTCATCCCGGCCTCCCCGCCGCAACACGTGACGCTGGATCAAGTGATCGCTTTTTTGAAAACGTTCCAGTCGCATGAACGAAAACGGGAGACGCTCTTGAAAGAAAACGAACGGCTGCGCCGCGAAATTGAAGAACTCAAGCAACAAAACAAAGAACTTCAGGAAAAGGTTGCTAAGTTGGAAGAAAACTCGTCAACAGTGCAAGAAGATTTTGAGACGCTCGTCAAAATCATTAACCGGGCGCGCAAAATGGTGTTAAAGGAAGAAGAAGAGCGGGGGCTGACCTTCCGTATGGACCCGAACGGCAACTTGGAAAAAATCGCGGAGTAA
- the ponA_2 gene encoding Penicillin-binding protein 1A/1B, whose protein sequence is MEPIPGSRFRGTWKYVRAAVFIGFFLAIFAFAALGSFVLFAKIEGAPPVAVPQTTIFYADDGRKIGESDHGQKRYWVRLDDISPHVIEATIAVEDRKFYEHHGFDLKRIAGAVLANLEAMDKVQGASTITQQYARNLFLTHEKTWSRKIQEALYTIRLEANYSKDQILEGYLNTIYYGHGAYGIEAAARYYFGKHASELTLSEAAMLAGIPKGPYYYSPLVNEARAKARQKIVLTSMVEAGYISREEAERAYRDKLVYIRHREREQPVAPYFQDVVKQQLRTKLGLDERTIELGGLRVYTTLDRRLQRIAEEQVKQVISPHSAIQAALVAMDPRTGEVKALIGGRNYEESPFNRAVQAERQPGSTFKPFLYYAAIEQGFTPSTQLRSELTTFTFNGGRSSYTPHNYNDYYANGPITLAEALAVSDNVFAVKTLQFIGADKLVETAKALGITSRLKAVPSLALGTSPVKVIDMVAAYSTLANYGKKTDPVFIKKVVDANGNVLYEHKPESRQVLDRDAAFVTTHLMTGMFDPKLNGYTTVTGQSIADEMTRPYAGKSGTTKTDSWMIGFAPQLVAGVWTGYDRGETMSRFDEKQYAKQIWIRFMEKSLAGEPKKSFKPTKGVIGVYIDPQNGKLATDSCPVKRKTYYIAGTEPVDYCTDHVKEEKKKKEDGKSWFEKWFPWF, encoded by the coding sequence ATGGAACCGATCCCGGGCAGCCGTTTTCGCGGCACGTGGAAATATGTGCGCGCCGCCGTCTTTATCGGCTTTTTTCTCGCCATCTTTGCCTTCGCCGCTCTCGGGAGCTTTGTGTTGTTCGCGAAAATCGAAGGCGCCCCGCCGGTCGCCGTGCCGCAGACGACGATTTTTTATGCGGACGACGGCCGCAAAATCGGGGAAAGCGACCATGGACAAAAGCGGTACTGGGTCCGGCTTGATGACATTTCCCCGCACGTCATCGAGGCGACGATTGCCGTTGAGGACCGAAAGTTTTACGAACACCACGGATTTGACTTGAAACGGATCGCCGGCGCGGTGCTCGCCAATCTCGAGGCCATGGACAAAGTGCAAGGAGCGAGCACGATCACCCAGCAATATGCACGCAACTTGTTTTTAACACATGAGAAAACGTGGTCGCGAAAAATCCAGGAAGCGTTGTACACCATCCGGCTTGAAGCCAACTACAGCAAAGATCAAATTTTAGAAGGCTATTTAAATACGATTTACTACGGCCATGGCGCCTACGGCATCGAGGCAGCAGCGCGCTATTATTTCGGCAAGCACGCGAGCGAGCTGACGCTGAGCGAGGCGGCGATGCTCGCCGGCATTCCGAAAGGGCCGTATTACTACTCGCCGCTTGTCAACGAGGCGCGGGCAAAAGCGCGGCAAAAAATCGTGCTCACCTCCATGGTGGAAGCCGGCTACATCAGCCGCGAAGAAGCGGAGCGGGCGTACCGTGACAAGCTCGTTTACATCCGCCACCGCGAACGAGAGCAGCCTGTGGCCCCGTATTTCCAAGATGTTGTGAAACAGCAGCTGCGCACGAAGCTTGGCCTTGATGAGCGGACGATTGAGCTCGGGGGGCTGCGCGTCTACACAACGCTCGACCGACGCCTGCAGCGAATCGCCGAAGAACAAGTTAAGCAAGTCATCAGTCCCCATTCTGCCATCCAGGCGGCATTGGTGGCCATGGATCCGCGCACAGGGGAAGTAAAGGCGCTCATCGGCGGACGCAACTACGAAGAAAGCCCGTTCAACCGGGCCGTGCAGGCGGAACGCCAGCCAGGGTCGACATTTAAGCCGTTTTTGTATTACGCGGCGATCGAGCAAGGATTCACCCCATCGACCCAACTGCGCAGCGAGCTGACGACATTTACGTTTAACGGCGGCCGATCGTCGTACACCCCCCATAATTACAATGACTACTACGCCAATGGCCCGATCACGCTCGCCGAGGCGCTCGCTGTATCCGACAACGTCTTTGCGGTGAAAACGCTCCAGTTCATCGGCGCCGACAAACTCGTCGAAACAGCGAAAGCGCTTGGCATTACAAGCAGATTGAAAGCAGTGCCGTCATTGGCGCTTGGCACCTCGCCCGTGAAAGTGATCGACATGGTGGCCGCATACAGCACGCTCGCCAACTACGGCAAAAAAACGGACCCGGTGTTCATTAAAAAAGTCGTCGACGCGAACGGAAACGTGCTGTATGAACATAAGCCGGAGAGCCGGCAAGTGCTCGACCGCGACGCAGCGTTTGTGACGACCCATTTAATGACCGGAATGTTCGACCCAAAGCTTAACGGCTATACGACCGTCACCGGGCAATCGATCGCCGATGAAATGACGCGCCCGTACGCCGGCAAGTCCGGGACGACGAAAACGGACAGCTGGATGATCGGCTTCGCCCCGCAACTAGTCGCCGGCGTCTGGACCGGCTACGACCGCGGCGAAACGATGAGCCGCTTTGACGAAAAGCAATACGCGAAACAAATATGGATCCGCTTTATGGAGAAAAGCCTCGCCGGCGAGCCGAAAAAATCGTTCAAGCCGACCAAAGGCGTCATCGGCGTCTACATCGACCCGCAAAACGGCAAGCTGGCGACCGATTCGTGCCCAGTGAAGCGGAAAACGTATTATATCGCTGGCACAGAACCGGTTGACTATTGCACCGATCATGTAAAAGAGGAGAAGAAGAAAAAAGAAGACGGAAAAAGCTGGTTCGAGAAATGGTTTCCATGGTTTTAA
- a CDS encoding YwhD family → MEQKKKKNIGFNIIKDDPTDGHRGFGAGALSLENVSPVIIDVEAGEAFVDMGAMHARSSVERGIKFLPDRSAVPNGKPYWIVWVTIERREDGPYYAGVTACEMTVDREARRGYKLLPEHVNRLDKSLKRHIIVDHMDAKSKRVLADFLKGHDIGMWNRSSDELKKGLEGEL, encoded by the coding sequence ATGGAGCAAAAAAAGAAAAAAAACATCGGCTTTAATATCATCAAAGACGACCCGACCGACGGGCACCGCGGCTTTGGCGCCGGGGCGTTGAGCCTAGAAAACGTGTCGCCGGTCATCATTGACGTCGAAGCGGGTGAAGCGTTCGTTGATATGGGGGCGATGCATGCCCGCAGCTCTGTTGAGCGCGGCATCAAGTTTTTGCCGGATCGCTCCGCCGTGCCAAACGGCAAGCCGTATTGGATCGTCTGGGTGACGATCGAGCGCCGCGAGGACGGTCCGTATTACGCCGGGGTGACGGCGTGCGAAATGACGGTCGACCGTGAGGCGCGCCGTGGTTATAAGTTATTGCCGGAACATGTGAACCGGCTCGATAAATCGCTGAAACGGCATATCATCGTCGATCATATGGACGCTAAGTCGAAGCGGGTGCTCGCCGACTTTTTGAAAGGACATGACATCGGGATGTGGAACCGTTCGAGCGATGAACTGAAAAAAGGACTCGAAGGCGAATTGTGA
- the lipL gene encoding Octanoyl-[GcvH]:protein N-octanoyltransferase, translated as MSHELLRQPKWRVIDQSHFGPLFDAKQSFAIDDTLCTAVGAGQSDAVVRTWVHENTVVLGAADTKLPYIDEAISFLRQEGYRVVVRNSGGLAVVLDSGVLNISLIFPETKNTIAIEQGYEAMYALMAAMLASYGARVEAGEIVGSYCPGSYDLSIGGKKFAGISQRRVRGGVAVQIYLCVNGSGAARAELIRRFYELGRQGEKTKFAYPDVVPTVMASLSELLGCELSIDELLVALWRTLQSFGGELYSSALENGEWNWYEQYWARIVERNETALSGALSAGE; from the coding sequence ATGAGCCATGAACTGTTGCGGCAGCCGAAATGGCGGGTCATCGACCAGTCGCACTTCGGGCCGCTGTTTGATGCGAAACAATCGTTTGCGATCGATGATACGCTCTGCACCGCGGTTGGCGCGGGACAGTCGGATGCGGTCGTCCGCACGTGGGTGCATGAGAATACCGTCGTCTTAGGCGCCGCTGATACGAAGCTTCCGTACATCGATGAGGCCATTTCGTTTTTGCGCCAGGAAGGGTATCGCGTCGTCGTCCGCAATTCCGGCGGGTTGGCCGTTGTCCTTGACAGCGGGGTGTTGAATATTTCGCTCATTTTTCCGGAAACGAAAAACACGATTGCCATCGAGCAAGGGTATGAGGCGATGTATGCGCTCATGGCCGCCATGCTTGCCTCATACGGCGCCCGCGTTGAGGCGGGGGAAATCGTCGGTTCGTATTGCCCGGGGAGCTATGACTTGAGCATTGGCGGCAAAAAGTTTGCCGGCATTTCGCAACGGCGCGTGCGCGGCGGCGTTGCCGTGCAAATCTACCTTTGCGTCAACGGGAGCGGAGCCGCGCGGGCTGAGCTTATTCGCCGTTTTTATGAGCTCGGCCGCCAAGGAGAGAAAACGAAATTCGCCTACCCCGATGTTGTCCCAACTGTCATGGCGTCGCTGTCTGAGCTTCTCGGCTGCGAGTTGTCGATCGATGAGCTGCTTGTCGCCCTTTGGCGCACGCTGCAGTCGTTTGGCGGCGAGCTGTATTCGTCTGCCCTCGAGAACGGCGAATGGAATTGGTATGAGCAGTATTGGGCGCGCATCGTCGAACGGAATGAAACGGCGCTCAGCGGTGCGCTTTCAGCAGGGGAGTAA
- the pbuO gene encoding Guanine/hypoxanthine permease PbuO translates to MIRFAEKQTDRKTEFLAGLTTFFTMVYIIVVNPVILSDAGVPFEQAFTATVIATVVGTLWMAIFANYPIAIAPGMGLNAYFAYSVVGSHGGISYETAFSAVFVAGVLFLLLSLTPLRSKLIEVIPDSLKHGITAGIGLFIAFIGLRLTGIIQAHPQNLVALGNLHAPSAVLTLIGLAVTLVFMMRGVNGALFYGMVATGVIAYATGQLHFDKGIVSLPSLPEGLVAANPLTAVGDVISHSLYAVVFSFLLVTLFDTTGTMIGVAQQAGLMKGNTLPRAREALLADSVATTIGAMFGTSPTSAYIESSTGVAAGGRTGLTALTVAVLFIAAAFFSPLVGAVAGLSAITAPALIVVGSLMISNIAHINWRELDEAFPAFLIILSMPLTSSIATGIALGFISYPLLKIARGRWRDVPLLLYVLAVLFFLQLAFLPH, encoded by the coding sequence ATGATTCGTTTCGCAGAGAAACAGACTGACCGCAAAACGGAATTTCTCGCTGGCCTGACGACTTTTTTCACCATGGTGTACATCATCGTCGTCAATCCGGTCATCTTATCAGATGCCGGCGTCCCGTTTGAACAGGCGTTCACCGCCACCGTCATCGCAACCGTCGTCGGCACGCTATGGATGGCCATCTTTGCCAACTATCCGATCGCCATCGCGCCCGGCATGGGGCTGAACGCCTATTTCGCCTATTCCGTCGTCGGCTCGCACGGCGGCATTTCGTACGAAACCGCGTTTTCCGCTGTGTTTGTGGCCGGGGTGTTGTTTTTGTTGCTGTCGCTCACCCCGCTCCGCAGCAAGCTGATCGAAGTGATCCCCGACAGCTTGAAGCACGGCATCACCGCCGGCATCGGGCTGTTTATCGCCTTTATCGGCCTGCGGCTGACGGGAATTATCCAAGCCCATCCGCAAAATTTGGTGGCGCTCGGCAACTTGCATGCCCCGTCGGCCGTGTTGACGCTCATCGGCCTGGCGGTGACGCTCGTTTTCATGATGCGCGGCGTCAACGGCGCGCTCTTTTACGGCATGGTCGCGACCGGCGTCATCGCCTACGCGACCGGACAACTTCACTTTGACAAAGGCATCGTCTCGCTGCCGTCGCTGCCGGAAGGGCTTGTCGCCGCCAATCCATTGACGGCCGTTGGCGATGTCATCAGCCACAGCTTGTACGCTGTCGTCTTTTCCTTTTTGCTTGTCACGCTCTTTGACACGACCGGCACGATGATCGGCGTCGCCCAGCAAGCGGGACTGATGAAAGGAAACACACTGCCGCGCGCCCGCGAGGCGCTCTTGGCCGACTCCGTCGCGACCACGATCGGCGCCATGTTCGGCACGAGCCCGACATCGGCGTACATCGAGTCGTCAACCGGCGTCGCCGCCGGCGGCCGCACCGGCTTGACCGCGCTCACGGTCGCCGTCTTGTTCATCGCAGCCGCCTTTTTCAGCCCGCTGGTCGGCGCCGTCGCCGGGCTTTCTGCCATCACCGCCCCGGCGCTCATTGTCGTCGGCAGCTTGATGATCAGCAACATCGCCCATATCAATTGGCGCGAACTGGACGAAGCGTTCCCAGCCTTTCTCATCATCTTAAGCATGCCGCTCACGTCCAGCATCGCGACCGGCATCGCGCTCGGCTTCATCTCGTACCCGCTCTTAAAAATCGCCCGCGGCCGCTGGCGCGATGTGCCGTTGCTGCTGTACGTGCTTGCCGTGCTGTTCTTTTTGCAGCTGGCGTTTTTGCCGCATTAA